One region of Solanum pennellii chromosome 6, SPENNV200 genomic DNA includes:
- the LOC107021595 gene encoding folate-biopterin transporter 1, chloroplastic-like isoform X1: MSVTVAMPEDPVQQDNDAEPLLHSTDRNEDLLTTTSNEDSSSSDKTCCHKDKNSISSGRCFGVELTPDNIAVAMVYFVQGVLGLSDLAVSFYLKDDLHLDPAEAAVISGFSSLPWLIKPLYGFISDSFPLFGYRRRSYLVLSGLLGALSWFLMATFVDSKYDAAFCILIGSLSVAFSDVVVDSMVVERARGESQSMSGSLQSLCWGSSACGGIVSSYFSGSLVEVYGVRSVFGVTALLPLITSAVSLLVKEEPVLGPARNLSLRNGFFQSSKSSIIQLWGAVKQPNVFLPTLFIFLFQTTPQSGSATFFFITNKLGFTPEFLGRLKLVTSVASLIGVALYNGFLKKVPLRKIFLVTTIIGSALGMTQVLLVTRLNRKFGISDEWFSIGDSLILSVLGQAFFMPVLVLAARICPMGMEATFFATLMSIANGGGTLGGLLGAGLTHILGVTKDKFDNLALLIIICNLSSLLPLPLLGLLPRDEPDSEGNTDIEMTPY; this comes from the exons ATGTCAGTCACCGTTGCAATGCCGGAAGACCCAGTCCAACAAGACAATGATGCTGAACCGTTGCTTCATTCTACAGATC GAAATGAAGATCTCCTGACAACCACTAGCAATGAAGATTCTAGTTCATCTGATAAAACTTGCTGTCACAAGGACAAAAATTCTATTAGCTCAGGCAGATGCTTCGGGGTGGAACTAACCCCAGATAACATTGCAGTTGCTATGGTATATTTTGTTCAAGGTGTCTTAGGCCTTTCAGATCTTGCTGTTAGCTTTTATTTGAAAGATGACCTACACCTAGACCCTGCAGAG GCAGCTGTGATATCTGGTTTCTCATCATTGCCATGGCTTATAAAGCCGTTATATGGATTCATCAG TGATTCCTTCCCACTCTTTGGATACCGGAGAAGGTCATATTTGGTACTATCTGGACTTCTTGGAGCACTCTCATGGTTTTTGATGGCCACCTTTGTAGACAGCAAGTATGATGCTGCTTTCTGCATACTTATTGGTTCTCTTTCTGTTGCTTTCTCAGATGTT GTTGTAGATTCCATGGTCGTTGAAAGGGCACGTGGTGAGTCCCAAAGCATGTCAGGATCTCTTCAGTCACTTTGCTGGGGTTCTTCAGCATGTGGTGGAATTGTCAGTTCTTACTTCAGTGGATCCCTTGTGGAAGTTTATGGTGTGAg GTCCGTTTTTGGTGTAACAGCATTACTTCCACTGATAACATCTGCAGTATCTTTGCTTGTGAAAGAGGAGCCTGTACTTGGCCCAGCAAGGAATCTCTCTTTAAGAAATGGCTTCTTTCAGAGTTCAAAAAGTAGCATTATCCAGTTATGGGGAGCTGTTAAGCAGCCTAATGTTTTTCTTCCCACACTatttattttcctatttcaGACAACACCACAGTCAGGTTCTGCTACGTTTTTCTTCAT AACCAATAAACTTGGTTTCACTCCAGAATTTTTAGGCCGCCTTAAGCTTGTTACTTCAGTTGCATCACTTATTGGTGTTGCACTTTACAATGGTTTCTTAAAGAAAGTTCCTTTAAGGAAAATATTCCTTGTGACAACTATTATTGGTTCAGCTCTTGGGATGACACAG GTTCTGCTGGTAACCAGATTAAACCGAAAGTTTGGCATTAGTGATGAGTGGTTTTCAATTGGGGATTCCTTGATTCTATCTGTTCTTGGTCAG GCTTTCTTCATGCCTGTTCTTGTATTAGCTGCAAGAATATGTCCAATGGGAATGGAGGCTACTTTCTTTGCAACCCTTATGTCCATAGCCAATGGGGGAGGTACCCTTGGGGGCCTACTTGGTGCAGGTCTAACTCACATCCTTGGTGTCACCAAGGACAAATTTGATAACTTGGCTCTCCTAATAATTATCTGCAATCTCAGCTCCCTACTGCCTTTACCACTACTTGGCCTTCTTCCTCGAGATGAACCCGATTCAGAGGGGAATACTGATATTGAGATGACGCCGTATTGA
- the LOC107021595 gene encoding folate-biopterin transporter 1, chloroplastic-like isoform X2, whose amino-acid sequence MVYFVQGVLGLSDLAVSFYLKDDLHLDPAEAAVISGFSSLPWLIKPLYGFISDSFPLFGYRRRSYLVLSGLLGALSWFLMATFVDSKYDAAFCILIGSLSVAFSDVVVDSMVVERARGESQSMSGSLQSLCWGSSACGGIVSSYFSGSLVEVYGVRSVFGVTALLPLITSAVSLLVKEEPVLGPARNLSLRNGFFQSSKSSIIQLWGAVKQPNVFLPTLFIFLFQTTPQSGSATFFFITNKLGFTPEFLGRLKLVTSVASLIGVALYNGFLKKVPLRKIFLVTTIIGSALGMTQVLLVTRLNRKFGISDEWFSIGDSLILSVLGQAFFMPVLVLAARICPMGMEATFFATLMSIANGGGTLGGLLGAGLTHILGVTKDKFDNLALLIIICNLSSLLPLPLLGLLPRDEPDSEGNTDIEMTPY is encoded by the exons ATGGTATATTTTGTTCAAGGTGTCTTAGGCCTTTCAGATCTTGCTGTTAGCTTTTATTTGAAAGATGACCTACACCTAGACCCTGCAGAG GCAGCTGTGATATCTGGTTTCTCATCATTGCCATGGCTTATAAAGCCGTTATATGGATTCATCAG TGATTCCTTCCCACTCTTTGGATACCGGAGAAGGTCATATTTGGTACTATCTGGACTTCTTGGAGCACTCTCATGGTTTTTGATGGCCACCTTTGTAGACAGCAAGTATGATGCTGCTTTCTGCATACTTATTGGTTCTCTTTCTGTTGCTTTCTCAGATGTT GTTGTAGATTCCATGGTCGTTGAAAGGGCACGTGGTGAGTCCCAAAGCATGTCAGGATCTCTTCAGTCACTTTGCTGGGGTTCTTCAGCATGTGGTGGAATTGTCAGTTCTTACTTCAGTGGATCCCTTGTGGAAGTTTATGGTGTGAg GTCCGTTTTTGGTGTAACAGCATTACTTCCACTGATAACATCTGCAGTATCTTTGCTTGTGAAAGAGGAGCCTGTACTTGGCCCAGCAAGGAATCTCTCTTTAAGAAATGGCTTCTTTCAGAGTTCAAAAAGTAGCATTATCCAGTTATGGGGAGCTGTTAAGCAGCCTAATGTTTTTCTTCCCACACTatttattttcctatttcaGACAACACCACAGTCAGGTTCTGCTACGTTTTTCTTCAT AACCAATAAACTTGGTTTCACTCCAGAATTTTTAGGCCGCCTTAAGCTTGTTACTTCAGTTGCATCACTTATTGGTGTTGCACTTTACAATGGTTTCTTAAAGAAAGTTCCTTTAAGGAAAATATTCCTTGTGACAACTATTATTGGTTCAGCTCTTGGGATGACACAG GTTCTGCTGGTAACCAGATTAAACCGAAAGTTTGGCATTAGTGATGAGTGGTTTTCAATTGGGGATTCCTTGATTCTATCTGTTCTTGGTCAG GCTTTCTTCATGCCTGTTCTTGTATTAGCTGCAAGAATATGTCCAATGGGAATGGAGGCTACTTTCTTTGCAACCCTTATGTCCATAGCCAATGGGGGAGGTACCCTTGGGGGCCTACTTGGTGCAGGTCTAACTCACATCCTTGGTGTCACCAAGGACAAATTTGATAACTTGGCTCTCCTAATAATTATCTGCAATCTCAGCTCCCTACTGCCTTTACCACTACTTGGCCTTCTTCCTCGAGATGAACCCGATTCAGAGGGGAATACTGATATTGAGATGACGCCGTATTGA